Genomic DNA from Prunus persica cultivar Lovell chromosome G1, Prunus_persica_NCBIv2, whole genome shotgun sequence:
CAATGATTCATTGGGGATGATATATTTCCTCCTAGGATAATCTCTATTAACCATTACGGCCCCAAAGTAAATTTTTGATCCTGTTGTGAACACGGGAAGAGATAAACATGCAGATCAACTTAAGTCCTCGTTCGCAAAACTTATGAAAGACATACACGAAATCTATTTTAATGAcgacaaaattttcatttaaagACCAACATATATTACACCAGAAAACACATTGGCAAGAGGAGATTTTATAATGCTGCTCAACAAATCCAATTCCAAGCCACACAATGAAACTACAAATCTCCATGCAGCAAGTTACACTTGAAGATACTAGAATGATAGTATCAAGCTTTAGTAAGTTCATGTGACCCAACCATGAGGGAAATAAGCATGAAATAGAACAATTAAAACTTAACTGTTCATTTCCACGAGGACCGCCAGCACAAGATGCTAAAAGCTCCTCACTGAACATCTGAGATGCGATGCCGCGAGGAAGGGAACGGAATATAGCAGACAGGTCTCCTGTAATAGATTCCACGTTAGATTCAGACAGCCTATTCAGAAGACCTCGTACTCGTCTACGGATCTGACTATGCTCTTCTGGCTCATTGCCTGCACGAGACCTCAAGTGAGGAGCAACATATTTTTCAGGTGCCTTCACAGGAGCCTTTTCTAATGCCATCTCTGTAGCACATGACTTCATTTTCTTAGATACATCAAAAGACATGTCACCGGCTTCTTCTATCCCCTCCAGCAACTTTCTCTTCTTATGTTTCTTCCTCAATGATATCTTGGAAGAAACATCTTCAGATTCCACCTCAACACCATCAGTTACTGCCACCTCAGGAACTTCAACCATTAAGTCACTAGGTAGCTCATTTTCTAGCCTGTCCTTCAATGGCTTATCCTTTTTACATTTCTTGCCTGAAGAGCTACTCTTAGATTGTTTGGCAGGTAATGCCTCAACATATGTCGCTTCTTTTTCCCCTAGGGAATCAACAGCTGAAATCCCTTCAAATAACACATTAAGACCAAAATCCTCACCCTTCAATTTTCCATCCTTCACTTTAAGTTTCTTAGCAAGTTTCCTTTCTAATTCCAAATCCTCCACCCCCCTATTCCTATCTATGTCAAGATACTTTTCAAAATTCGTTTTTGGGGTTCTCTTTGaccccttttcttcttcaaccgCCTTCGATACTTTATGATCCTTCTGTTCTGGAGACTCTGATCTAGCTTTAACTTCTGTTTCCTCAGCTGTATGCtcatcttttgttttctgtacAGTTTTTGACTTGACAAAAATAGCTTTATCCTTTTGAATTTTCTGCACACATTAAATTCACAGtacatttatataaaaaatcccaaactTAAGGTTTCAACTGGAAAAAGTTCTGACAACATAGCATCAAAAGAACAACCTTTACAACTGAAAAAACACATCCATAAGAAAAATTTGCTGCcaaagaaaacagaagaaaaaaagagcatGTTTTTGCTGCTACACGGTACCTTATGTTGGAGCCACGACTCATGGTTTCTTGCATTCTTCGACAAGCGAGCTTCTTTTCGCTTTTCTCGTCTCGACTTCTCTGTTAAATATGCATCaattaatctttttttcttctccatcttcCTCAAACACTCAAACCATAGGCAAAGAATACAAACGAAAACGCATGAGGAATGTATTAAAACAATAACGATAAAGATGAAACTTACCCATACTTCCTCACTGAATTTCCTCAACAAACTGACTGCCAGTTTAGATTTCAGCCTCCAAGCACGCGTCGATGCGAGGCGGCAGCAAATCTCCGGAGGCCGTCGCGCTGTTTGCAGGCTTAACGTTCGCGCAGTGAGGCGCCGCTTTCTGTCTCTGTGAGGCCCAGCTGCGCGAGGTAGATGAGAGCCCGCGTGttttatctatttatttatatgtttaattttcttttttattataggtTCTCTATGAAACGACGTCGTATGATTTGCTAGGCTTCTCTATTTCatttaagttgaaacgcaCCGTCTTGAGGGGCAAATCCCTTTTTCTATCCCTTCCCTTCCCCTCTCTCGCCCTCTCTCGTTCAAAAGCGGTATCAGAGTTCTGCCATTGTTGATGAGGTAGGAGTTGCAGAGTGGCTTTGCCATTAGCCATAGTCGATTAGGTCAcaaatttgggtttgtttgtAGAGTGGAGGCTGTAAGTTTTCTcgctctatctctctctctctaccccCACCCCGCCAAAACCCTCTCTCCCCCTTTTCAAAACCCTAAGACGCCAAATTGATTTACCACCGGCTTCAAGTCTAACCAGTCGTCACCTAAGAATGGCCGGAGCAGCTCCCAGCGACCGAGCTCTTTCTCTTCTCGCCACGGTCAACAATCATGGCGATTTGGCCGTCAAGCTCTCGTCTTTAAAGCAGGCCAAAGATATCTTAttatccatccatccatctgTGGCTGCCGAGCTCTTCCCCTACCTGATCGAGCTCCAGTCCTCCCCCGAAACCCTTGTCCGGTTATCTCTCATCGAGTGAGTTCTTGAAACCCTATATTCTACAACTTGCAAGTGCAATACGATTGATTGCGAAAGCATGTTATAGTTGCTTTTGACTTTGTAGGCCTTTTTTTGCTTGAATTGTATGGAATTTAAAGTTTTATCCTGTTGAACTTGGTTAGTTGGTTTCGTAGGTGACCACCTGCAGATACAATTATATGTATAGGAGTTTTTGGTGTGCGAGTTCAGTGAAATTAAAGTTTGgatctttattttgttaatgcGCTCAATTACACCAAAATTTGATAGacctctttctttttaaggAAGAATCTTAGTTTGTCTTTTGTTACTCTTGATGAATATATTGACTTATGCAAAGTATTTTTATTCTGATGCTAACTAGTCGTCTTTCCAACAGAAGCGTTGGTCATATAACTCAGAAGAAATAGACTAGAACTGTTACCTCCATTGCACCATGATTATTTTTGTGGGTTTATGCTATTAAAGCTTGTTGCATGCGTACTTGATTGTCATATATGTAAGGGctagaatttcttttttgaggtCAAGCTTAATTATAATCTATTATTCTTTGTGACTGGCAGGGTCGTTGAGGAGATTGGATTGAAAGCAATGGAGGAATCTTCTGTACTAATGTCTATCTTATTGGAATTTTTGAAGGACAGTGACTCTATTGTTGCACGGCAATCCATAGTTAGTGGaacaaatttatttgttagtgTCTTGGAGGAGATGACATTGCAggtctcctctctctctctctgtctgttTGTCCATCTCCGTACACACGCATCTCATACATGTGTGCACAAATTTGAAGGCGTATACAAACATAGAACATGCAATGACGTatgcactttttttttgttgaggtCAACAGACTCAACAGCTCATTTGCAGATATtagcccaaaaaaagaaaagaaaagaaaaacacgtATGTACTTAACATGTTATATTGAAGATGGTTGTAATACTGAACAAGTGCGTTTTGATTAATCtttttataagtttttttattttgcaatttccctcctactttcttttgatAATTAGAAGAAAAGTATTCCACTTTCCATAAACATAATGAGAGCAAAGAGCTTCCTCCTTCTAGATAATGATGCTCAGCACTCATAAAGGTTCGAGTTAATACCAGACAAGAGATAGACCTTCCAAAGAGCAAGCCTCTTTTGAAATAACGCAATTCATTTTTACCAGAATAAATGTAACGAAATATTTTTTCCCAGATTTTGTGCATTcttttagaagaaaaagatttgTTCATGTTTGCGAGTACCTTCTAGCTATATGCTAGAGGTAAAAAGTGATCTGTAACGTACTAAGCGTATTTTTATATGTTCAAATACTTATCTGATGGAAGCATTGTATATTTCTTAGTCTAGTTTAATTCGCAGTTCGCTCTTCATTTTTTGAACCATATTCTAAATTTTTGAATGCTTATGGGTCTTAATTAGTTTCATCGGCGAGGTAAAGTCGAGATATGGCTTGAAGAACTTTGGTCGTGGATGGCCAAGTTTAAGGATGCGGTTTTCACTATTGCATTAGAGGTAGGTGGTAACTTGCTTATGTTTGTCTGCATATTCTGAAATATAATGTACAAAATCTCCTCTGTATCCTTCACATATCCATGCttgaataataaaagaaaccaTAGTTTAGTAGGCTCATATCGTCATATGTGTCTCTAAATAGAATTAAGCTATATGATACTTCTATTTGACTCCTACTGTAGAAGAAACCTTCAAAAGGAGAACACTGCTATAGATTCTTTAAGTACTGGAAATTTTACTTACGGGTTTGGAATTAATATTCATATGGAACAAGAAAATTTAGATTATgtgttaatttttcttaatcttATTCTCTTTTAATCATATGGTGGTAGTGTGGATCATGAGAAGGAATGGGCGTGCTGTTTTAGTGATTTTTTATGGAAAGGACATCATGCATAAAATTTAGTCCTCATGAATTGGTGCATCAAGATGTTAGATTAGTTCTGAATTCTAGTCTGCACTGCTGGAGAGGACATGTGACTGTGCTGGGGTCCAAGATGGAGGATGCCTTAGAATTGGTGGATTTAAATGTCTACTTCTTGGCCTTTGTTAAGGCATGCCTATTTGCTTACTCAGTTTATCATTTAGGGGGATAATATTCGTTGATCTCACGAAAGATCTGGCTTTTACTACAATAGACATCTATGATTTCGTTtctgtttgaatttttgtggTCTTTGCTCTATGAATTTAGTAGTAGGAATTATGtgtttgaaatttaaattcaattgTACCTCgacttgcatttccatttcaacttgcatttccatttcattCCTTTATCGGTGGCGGCTAAAGAAAGTATAagatttgtattttgaatACAGTAAACTTTTggctatatatttttctaacctgaaatttgctttaatttgattttgtagCCTGGTTCTGTAGGGACGAAGTTGCTTGCATTGAAATTCTTGGAAACATATGTTTTGCTATTCACTTCTGACGCCAATGGCTCTGAAAAACCTGTTGCAGAAGGTACTGCATTCCAACTTTGatggcctttttcttttcttttctcaaatAAATTGAACATGAAACAGTCTTACTGTCTCACCAGAAGAAAGGTCTTACTGAGATGGTGTAATGTAGGTTTTAGGAAGTTGCATTGTCTTTTACCTAATGCCTTTTTCAATCTTATGGAATTTAAGCTTTCATGTATTTTGAAGTTTGGTTTGGGTGTTAATTTGGTTGTGTAGATACAACAGCAAGTAAAAAGGCTTTTAATGTTTCGTGGCTGGTTGGTGGACACACTATTCTTGACCCATATATACTCATGTCAGAAGCAAATAGGACTGTTGGCATTCTATTAAATTTGTTGCGGTCGGCTGGTAGTCTCCCTGGTTGCGTGACAATTGCCATTGTAAATTGGTGAGTGCTCGCTTGCTGGTAGTAAGTtctttgttgattttgtttattgctCTGTATTTTGTGTGATTACATAATATTCTCATGATTGGGAAATCTGTTTCTCTCTTCTATGATTTCTTATCATGGACGTGGATCTTTAAAGGGAAAAATACATGGGAAATAAGTAGAATGAAACATGTCCTATAAAAAATAGGATAAAATTTATGGCATCTAAAGATTGTGGAACATTGAGTGCAGTGTTTGGACTGATTTTGCATTTGACCTGTTATATTCTTTTGGTAGCCAATTCTCATATTCTTAATCAGCAAGGTAGGAATAAATTAACATTCGGATATCGAAACCTTCATCCTAAGCAGTAATGTTCAAGTTTATTGGATCTATTATGTGTTATTTACCACAGTAACATGAGAGAGCTGCGGGTTTGcgttagttttcattttctgtagATTTCCCTTGCAAATTGAGAATGAAAAGCTTGTACTATCTTTCGTTCTGGATACATGTTTATGGAGTACATATTATCTGAACTTAAATTTACAATCTTTTTGTATGCCTATTGGTGGCGGGTCACTGAATGTATGGATCAGGCATATATTGTTTTAACACGATAAGATTTGGATGATGAAAAGGAAGACAAATGCATACACGCATGCATATAAGTTTTTCAAACATAGTTACCATTATGACTGTATGCATCATTTGTGCCAAGTTTTCAAGCATGCTTGCAGTTCTTATATctgaaacaaaactaaaacagaATCATATAAAACACATATGTTTGTTCCGTCAAATGGCACACTTTGGTTATCATTGTAGCCTTAATTCCCCTTCTCCCCCCACCCCCAATCTCTTTTGTGTCCAAAATTCATCCTTCCGTGCAAAGAGGTGACTAGTCACTAGAAGTTGCAACATGAATGTATTTGGTTGTAATTCAAAGTGATGCTATCATGTTTCTTCACCATTACTGATTCCGTTAAATATCTTCAGATGAACGAAGACCTTAAATATTTAACACATAGACGGTATACTTTTTGTCATCAGTTTAACcatctttaattttatggAGGGATCACTGAATCTTGGGAACAGCTTTAGTACAAGTTCAACTGCTTGTTTGTGATATTATTGCAGCATGCTGACCAGCTCTCTTATGAGGAGGTAATGGCATTGGACACTGCTGCATTGGTGGTTCAGATAATGGGAGTTACAGGGCTAGACATGTTAAACtgcaatttttttgggtactttGGCGCAACATTGGTCAGTGATAAGATTGGATAACTGATGGATAAAATGATCATCTCTTGTGCTGAGGGAAACATGGTGGTCAAGCAACGCAGTTTATGTTTGTAAACTGTTAGAGAGACCATTTACTTTACCATTGTTTTAAGTTTCTAGGCTGTATGCACATACAGCTAATAATGTGTGAGCTATTTGAAAAATGTAttgattattttataacaGCTGgtacacatttaacacatttaataatccaaatttctttttaaccttattcaatatgtttttttgtttgttctccATCTCACATATTGAGTTCTTTGTAACACTGGTTTGTATACATGGAGTTATATGCATACACATTATGTTACTTAGAGTATtgcaaataaaaattgttgtaaTATCCCATGTTTCTATAAATATAGGTGATGTGGACCTGGTTCCTTAAGATTGAAACGTCCGCCTAGACCATCTATTTAGActtgaaacttgaaatgatTTTATTAACAGTTCTAATACCAATATATTTCATATGTGAAGACTGAAAGGGG
This window encodes:
- the LOC18789207 gene encoding uncharacterized protein LOC18789207 isoform X7 encodes the protein MAGAAPSDRALSLLATVNNHGDLAVKLSSLKQAKDILLSIHPSVAAELFPYLIELQSSPETLVRLSLIEVVEEIGLKAMEESSVLMSILLEFLKDSDSIVARQSIVSGTNLFVSVLEEMTLQFHRRGKVEIWLEELWSWMAKFKDAVFTIALEPGSVGTKLLALKFLETYVLLFTSDANGSEKPVAEDTTASKKAFNVSWLVGGHTILDPYILMSEANRTVGILLNLLRSAGSLPGCVTIAIVNCMLTSSLMRR
- the LOC18789207 gene encoding uncharacterized protein LOC18789207 isoform X6 → MAGAAPSDRALSLLATVNNHGDLAVKLSSLKQAKDILLSIHPSVAAELFPYLIELQSSPETLVRLSLIEVVEEIGLKAMEESSVLMSILLEFLKDSDSIVARQSIVSGTNLFVSVLEEMTLQFHRRGKVEIWLEELWSWMAKFKDAVFTIALEPGSVGTKLLALKFLETYVLLFTSDANGSEKPVAEDTTASKKAFNVSWLVGGHTILDPYILMSEANRTVGILLNLLRSAGSLPGCVTIAIVNCLTIFNFMEGSLNLGNSFSTSSTACL